One Syntrophaceae bacterium DNA window includes the following coding sequences:
- a CDS encoding propionyl-CoA synthetase — MSVSKYEAVYGESIERPEAFWGKAAQEIQWFKKWNGVLDDTRAPFYRWFVGGELNTCYNALDHHVESGRGEQAAIIYDSPVTNTVRKITYGELLGKVSKFAGALSGLGVAKGETVIIYMPMIPEAVVAMLACARIGAVHSVVFGGFAPTELAIRIDDAKPKVIVSASCGIEGSKVLPYKPLLDEAVRIAGHKPQNCIIYQRPQVEAAMTAGRDLDWNALVDGAKAVPCTPVAATDPLYILYTSGTTGKPKGVVRDNGGYAVALKWSMKYIYDVKPGEVFWAASDVGWVVGHSYIVYAPLLHGCTTVLYEGKPVGTPDPGAFWRVISQHGVSVLFTAPTAFRAIKKEDPNAEHLKKFDISSLRYLFLAGERLDPDTYHWASDMLKRPVIDHWWQTETGWPIAANCMGVEPFPVKAGSPTKSVPGYNVQILDSEGNELPRGEEGAVVIKLPLPPGCLPTLWQDDGRFLEYVTERPGYYVTGDGGFIDRDGYIFIMGRIDDVINVAGHRLSTGSMEEIVSRHKDVAECAVLGADDKLKGQVPVGFVVLKAGVEHKPEEIVEELVRMVRSELGALACFKQAAVVKALPKTRSGKILRSTMRKIVDGKEYAVPSTIDDPSVLDAITDSAKEMGYAKS; from the coding sequence ATGTCAGTCAGCAAGTATGAAGCGGTTTACGGAGAATCCATTGAGCGGCCCGAAGCGTTCTGGGGCAAAGCGGCACAGGAGATTCAGTGGTTCAAGAAATGGAACGGCGTTCTCGATGACACCCGGGCCCCCTTTTACCGGTGGTTTGTCGGAGGAGAGCTGAACACCTGCTACAACGCGCTGGACCATCATGTCGAGTCCGGACGGGGGGAGCAGGCGGCGATCATCTATGACAGCCCCGTCACAAACACGGTCCGGAAAATCACGTACGGGGAGCTCTTGGGAAAGGTGTCGAAGTTTGCCGGCGCTCTCTCCGGCCTGGGCGTGGCAAAGGGAGAGACGGTCATCATCTACATGCCCATGATTCCCGAAGCCGTCGTGGCCATGCTGGCCTGCGCGCGCATCGGGGCGGTGCACTCCGTCGTTTTCGGCGGCTTCGCACCCACGGAGCTGGCCATCCGCATCGACGACGCCAAACCGAAGGTCATCGTCTCGGCATCCTGCGGAATCGAAGGCAGCAAGGTGCTTCCCTACAAGCCGCTTCTCGATGAAGCGGTCCGGATCGCCGGACACAAGCCACAGAATTGCATCATCTACCAGCGGCCCCAGGTGGAGGCCGCCATGACCGCGGGCAGGGACCTGGACTGGAACGCCCTGGTCGACGGAGCCAAGGCGGTTCCCTGCACGCCCGTCGCGGCGACGGACCCCCTGTACATCCTTTATACCTCGGGTACGACGGGAAAGCCGAAAGGCGTGGTCCGGGACAACGGCGGGTACGCTGTCGCCCTGAAGTGGTCGATGAAGTACATCTACGACGTGAAGCCCGGCGAGGTCTTCTGGGCGGCCTCCGACGTCGGCTGGGTCGTCGGCCACTCCTATATTGTTTATGCCCCGCTGCTTCACGGGTGCACGACCGTTCTCTACGAGGGGAAGCCGGTGGGGACGCCGGATCCCGGGGCCTTCTGGCGGGTGATCTCGCAGCACGGCGTGTCCGTGCTGTTCACGGCACCCACGGCATTCCGGGCGATCAAGAAAGAAGATCCGAATGCCGAGCACCTGAAAAAATTCGACATTTCCTCCCTGCGCTATCTCTTCCTGGCGGGGGAGCGTCTCGACCCGGACACGTATCACTGGGCCAGCGACATGCTGAAACGGCCCGTCATCGATCACTGGTGGCAGACGGAGACGGGTTGGCCCATCGCGGCGAACTGCATGGGCGTCGAGCCGTTTCCCGTCAAGGCGGGCTCGCCGACCAAGTCCGTCCCGGGGTACAATGTCCAGATCCTGGACTCCGAGGGGAACGAGCTTCCCAGGGGCGAAGAGGGGGCCGTGGTGATCAAGCTGCCCCTGCCTCCCGGATGTCTTCCGACACTCTGGCAGGATGACGGGCGCTTCCTGGAGTACGTCACGGAAAGGCCCGGGTATTACGTCACCGGAGACGGCGGATTTATCGACCGGGACGGTTATATCTTCATCATGGGCCGCATCGACGACGTGATCAACGTGGCGGGGCACCGCCTTTCCACGGGCTCCATGGAGGAGATCGTCTCCCGGCACAAGGATGTGGCGGAGTGCGCGGTCCTGGGGGCCGATGACAAGCTCAAGGGCCAGGTTCCCGTCGGCTTCGTCGTGCTGAAGGCGGGCGTTGAGCACAAGCCGGAGGAAATCGTGGAAGAGCTCGTCCGGATGGTGCGCTCGGAGCTCGGGGCGCTGGCCTGCTTCAAGCAGGCGGCGGTCGTGAAGGCCCTTCCGAAGACAAGATCGGGCAAGATCCTGCGGAGTACCATGCGCAAGATCGTGGATGGCAAGGAATACGCGGTGCCTTCGACCATCGATGACCCCTCTGTCCTGGATGCCATTACCGATTCCGCGAAAGAGATGGGCTATGCGAAATCCTGA
- a CDS encoding nitronate monooxygenase — MKTKITEMLGIQYPLILSGMSWISVPKMVAAVSNAGGLGILATGPFNPDETREAIREIRSLTDKPFGANAPLVLPGARDNARVLIEERVPVINYALGKGDWLIREVHAYGGKVLSTVVNDLHARRAQEQGADGVIATGHEAAGHGGDATSLVLIPHLVDMLEIPVVAAGGFADGRGLAAALSLGASAVAMGTRFMTTRESTLHANYKKISIEKDIYSTLYSTRFDGIPCRVMENRISRAMLKKRLNLPAAFFNSQIIARQLRLPYWKLFFGVLLSGWKSARQLAYFANAYKLILAATERGDTVGGLLPMGQVTGLIQDEPTVAELMERIVQEAKSVLADRYAMM; from the coding sequence ATGAAGACGAAAATCACGGAGATGCTGGGGATCCAATATCCCCTCATCCTGTCCGGCATGAGCTGGATCAGTGTTCCGAAGATGGTCGCCGCCGTATCCAATGCCGGCGGCCTGGGGATCCTCGCCACCGGGCCTTTCAATCCCGACGAGACGCGGGAGGCGATCCGGGAAATCCGGAGTCTGACGGACAAGCCTTTTGGAGCCAATGCCCCGCTGGTGCTTCCCGGTGCGCGGGACAATGCCCGCGTCCTGATCGAGGAGCGGGTTCCCGTAATCAACTACGCCCTCGGGAAGGGAGACTGGCTGATTCGCGAGGTCCATGCCTACGGGGGCAAGGTGCTCTCCACCGTTGTGAACGATCTTCATGCCCGTCGCGCCCAGGAGCAGGGGGCCGACGGGGTCATCGCGACGGGTCACGAGGCGGCCGGTCACGGCGGGGATGCGACCTCGCTCGTCCTGATCCCCCACCTGGTGGACATGCTGGAAATTCCCGTCGTTGCCGCCGGCGGTTTTGCCGACGGACGCGGACTGGCGGCCGCCCTGTCCCTCGGGGCATCCGCCGTTGCCATGGGGACCCGCTTCATGACGACCCGGGAAAGCACCCTGCATGCAAACTACAAGAAGATATCCATTGAAAAGGACATCTACAGTACGCTGTATTCCACCCGCTTTGACGGCATCCCCTGCCGGGTCATGGAAAACAGGATCTCCCGGGCGATGCTGAAAAAGAGACTGAACCTGCCGGCCGCCTTTTTCAACTCACAGATCATTGCCAGACAGTTGCGACTCCCTTATTGGAAACTGTTCTTCGGTGTCCTGCTCTCGGGATGGAAAAGCGCCCGCCAGCTCGCCTATTTCGCCAATGCCTACAAGCTGATCCTGGCGGCGACGGAGCGGGGGGATACGGTAGGGGGGCTCCTGCCCATGGGTCAGGTGACGGGCCTGATCCAGGACGAGCCGACGGTAGCCGAACTCATGGAGCGGATCGTCCAGGAAGCGAAGTCCGTCCTTGCGGATCGATACGCCATGATGTAG
- a CDS encoding crotonase, producing MNALGMPVVADLEAVFDELEGRKDIGVAIITGAGERAFVAGADIKGFKDVFGRKDIAFDSARKMQACFTKIEKSRLVVIAAINGLALGGGCELASACDIRIAADTVIIGVPEVKLGLIPGAGGTQRLGRLLGKGRAKLMVLSGDFFTAQDAFQMGLLEKVVPAKDLMAEAKKLAGSILSNAPLAVEAGKKAINQGVEMSLEDGLVFEAGLVGDLFLTEDLREGAGAFVEKRFPVFKGK from the coding sequence ATGAACGCCCTGGGGATGCCCGTGGTGGCGGACCTGGAGGCGGTATTCGACGAGCTGGAAGGCCGGAAGGACATCGGGGTGGCCATCATCACGGGCGCCGGGGAGCGGGCCTTCGTCGCCGGGGCGGACATCAAGGGATTCAAGGACGTCTTCGGCCGGAAGGACATTGCCTTTGACAGCGCGAGAAAAATGCAGGCCTGTTTCACGAAAATCGAGAAGTCCCGGCTGGTCGTCATCGCCGCCATCAACGGCCTGGCCCTGGGAGGCGGGTGTGAGCTGGCGTCGGCCTGCGATATCCGGATCGCCGCGGACACGGTCATCATCGGGGTTCCCGAGGTAAAGCTGGGGTTGATTCCCGGCGCCGGTGGCACGCAACGCCTGGGACGGCTGCTGGGGAAGGGACGCGCCAAGCTCATGGTGCTGTCGGGGGATTTCTTCACGGCCCAGGACGCTTTCCAGATGGGGCTTCTGGAAAAGGTCGTCCCTGCGAAAGACTTGATGGCCGAGGCGAAGAAACTGGCCGGCTCGATTCTCTCCAATGCCCCTCTCGCCGTGGAGGCCGGCAAGAAGGCCATCAACCAGGGCGTGGAGATGTCCCTGGAGGACGGTCTGGTGTTCGAGGCCGGCCTGGTCGGGGACCTGTTCCTGACGGAAGACCTCCGGGAGGGGGCCGGTGCGTTTGTAGAGAAGCGGTTCCCCGTCTTCAAGGGGAAGTAA
- a CDS encoding isovaleryl-CoA dehydrogenase (catalyzes the formation of 3-methylbut-2-enoyl CoA from 3-methylbutanoyl CoA) yields the protein MDFQLNEDQKIFKATLHKFVDEVIIPRAPEVDQDGIFPTENFKAMADLGLFGISIPQEHGGSGEGIMSCVLAMEELGRGCASTANTFGSHAILCTENICRNGNDAQKKKYLPDLIEGKKIGAIAITEPEAGSDALSMKTRAVRKGDRYILNGTKMFITNGPVCDVVLVYAKTNPDAGPKGISAFIVERGFKGFSSGKTLKKMGVKGSPTGELVFEDCEVPAENLVGEENGGIRVLMNGLDRERIVYSICPIGVAQGAFDVAFRYAQERIQFGLPIISFQMIQEMLAEMATEIHAARLMAYWAATTADQGGRVRLEASYAKLFCSQVGMRTVDKAVQILGGYGFISEFPVERMYRDMKGIEFGAGTTQIQKLIIAQELIRKGGA from the coding sequence ATGGATTTCCAGTTGAACGAAGACCAGAAGATCTTCAAGGCGACCCTGCACAAGTTCGTCGATGAAGTGATTATCCCGCGGGCGCCGGAGGTGGATCAGGACGGGATTTTCCCGACGGAAAATTTCAAGGCCATGGCGGATCTCGGCCTGTTCGGCATCTCCATCCCCCAGGAGCACGGCGGCAGCGGCGAGGGCATCATGTCCTGTGTGCTGGCCATGGAGGAACTCGGACGGGGATGCGCCTCCACGGCGAACACCTTCGGTTCCCACGCGATTCTCTGCACGGAGAACATCTGCCGCAACGGAAACGATGCGCAGAAGAAAAAATACCTTCCCGACCTGATCGAGGGCAAAAAGATCGGCGCCATCGCCATCACCGAACCGGAGGCCGGCTCGGACGCCCTTTCCATGAAGACGCGGGCCGTCCGGAAGGGCGACCGCTACATCCTGAACGGAACAAAGATGTTTATCACCAACGGTCCCGTCTGCGATGTCGTGCTCGTGTACGCCAAGACAAATCCGGATGCGGGCCCGAAGGGCATTTCGGCCTTCATCGTCGAGAGAGGGTTCAAGGGGTTCTCCAGCGGCAAGACGCTGAAGAAGATGGGCGTGAAAGGATCGCCGACGGGGGAGCTTGTTTTCGAGGATTGCGAAGTGCCCGCGGAGAACCTCGTCGGGGAGGAAAACGGCGGCATCCGGGTCCTCATGAACGGCCTGGACCGGGAGCGGATCGTCTACTCCATCTGCCCCATCGGCGTGGCCCAGGGGGCTTTCGACGTCGCCTTCCGCTACGCCCAGGAACGGATCCAGTTCGGACTGCCCATCATCAGCTTCCAGATGATCCAGGAGATGCTGGCGGAGATGGCGACGGAGATCCACGCGGCCCGGCTCATGGCCTATTGGGCGGCCACCACCGCCGACCAGGGCGGACGGGTCCGCCTGGAGGCCTCCTATGCCAAGCTGTTCTGCTCCCAGGTGGGGATGCGCACCGTGGACAAGGCTGTGCAGATTCTCGGCGGATACGGCTTCATCAGCGAGTTTCCCGTGGAGAGGATGTACCGCGACATGAAAGGCATCGAATTCGGCGCCGGAACGACCCAGATCCAGAAGCTTATCATCGCCCAGGAGCTGATCCGGAAGGGCGGTGCGTGA
- a CDS encoding crotonase/enoyl-CoA hydratase family protein, translating into MEKKDPFRVEREGHIAWLILDRPEKRNSMGLNFYDELGKHFKAFDEDPDVRVVVMRAEGKSFTSGTDLSELATFYGQKNAGQREDLRLTIRKAQEGMDWIERCRKPVIAAVHGHCLGGGVDLLSACDIRIASRDAVFSIREVRVAFIADVGTLQRLPHIIGHGWFRDLALTGRDFGAEEALKMGFITGIFEDRQDVVAGARNLAQQIASYSPLAVQGTKDVFLYSRDKGIHAGLEYTAQKNAAVVPSEDMIEAAMAFMEKRVPVYKGK; encoded by the coding sequence ATGGAGAAAAAAGATCCTTTCCGGGTCGAGCGCGAGGGGCACATTGCCTGGCTGATTCTGGATCGCCCGGAGAAGCGCAATTCCATGGGATTGAATTTTTATGACGAACTCGGGAAGCACTTCAAGGCATTCGACGAAGATCCCGACGTGCGCGTCGTGGTGATGCGGGCGGAGGGGAAGAGTTTTACATCGGGGACCGATCTGAGTGAGCTGGCAACGTTTTACGGCCAGAAGAACGCCGGTCAGCGGGAGGACCTTCGCCTCACGATACGCAAGGCCCAGGAGGGCATGGACTGGATCGAGCGCTGCCGGAAGCCCGTCATCGCCGCGGTGCACGGCCACTGCCTCGGAGGTGGAGTCGATCTCCTGTCCGCATGCGACATCCGCATCGCCTCCCGGGACGCCGTTTTCAGCATCCGGGAAGTGCGGGTGGCCTTCATTGCCGACGTGGGAACCCTGCAGCGGCTTCCCCATATCATCGGCCACGGCTGGTTCCGCGACCTCGCCCTGACGGGCCGGGATTTCGGAGCCGAAGAGGCCCTGAAGATGGGGTTCATCACCGGGATTTTCGAGGATCGACAGGACGTGGTCGCGGGGGCGAGGAACCTGGCGCAGCAGATCGCATCCTATTCGCCCCTGGCCGTGCAGGGAACGAAGGACGTGTTCCTGTACAGCAGGGACAAGGGAATCCACGCCGGCCTGGAATACACCGCCCAGAAGAACGCCGCCGTCGTTCCCTCCGAAGACATGATCGAGGCCGCCATGGCGTTCATGGAAAAGCGGGTGCCCGTCTACAAGGGAAAATAG
- a CDS encoding sigma-54-dependent Fis family transcriptional regulator yields the protein MKSTILIVDDTQLIAESLRKALSREGYDILTAATGKDALLSYEENGPDLILLDVKLPDIDGIQVLQKIRQVDAKTPIIVMTAYSGIKGAVEAMKSGAYDYVAKPFDIDELKIIVARCLASRKVEAEVDHMRSTKKELYSFSKIITCSPTMKPIIDMSQRVAIGSRSTVLIQGESGTGKELFANAIHYSGQRANHPLVAVNCAMLSEGVLESELFGHEKGAFTGAVKQKKGVFELADQGTLFLDEIGEISPATQIKLLRFLEERELQRVGGTKKINVDVRIIAATNRNLMKRVEEGRFREDLYYRLNVIAFNIPPLRERREDIPLLTDHFLDLYGRLLGKSGRRFSREAMDSLIRYPWPGNVRELRNVIERAVLLSDDTEIGLQDVPLEISGRHNGPEASNVKYIEDMPLDLLIKNYTESILARHKNNRTKASDVLGITRQRLRRILKSLPD from the coding sequence ATGAAGTCAACCATTCTCATCGTCGATGATACACAACTGATTGCCGAATCCCTCCGGAAAGCCCTTTCCCGGGAAGGATATGACATCCTGACGGCAGCCACGGGAAAGGATGCGCTTCTGTCCTACGAGGAAAACGGCCCGGATCTGATCCTCCTGGATGTCAAGCTCCCGGACATCGACGGCATTCAGGTATTGCAGAAAATCAGACAGGTGGACGCCAAGACCCCCATCATCGTGATGACGGCCTACAGCGGGATCAAGGGGGCCGTGGAGGCCATGAAGTCCGGGGCCTATGATTACGTCGCCAAGCCCTTCGACATCGATGAGCTGAAGATCATCGTCGCGCGGTGCCTGGCGTCCCGCAAGGTCGAGGCCGAAGTCGACCACATGCGGTCGACGAAGAAGGAGCTTTACAGCTTCAGCAAAATCATCACCTGCAGCCCGACGATGAAGCCGATCATCGACATGAGCCAGCGGGTGGCCATCGGAAGCCGTTCCACGGTCCTCATTCAGGGAGAAAGCGGGACGGGAAAGGAGTTGTTCGCCAACGCCATCCACTACAGTGGGCAGCGGGCGAATCATCCGCTGGTGGCGGTGAACTGCGCCATGCTCTCGGAGGGGGTGCTGGAAAGTGAGCTTTTCGGGCATGAGAAAGGGGCCTTCACGGGTGCGGTCAAGCAGAAGAAGGGGGTTTTCGAGCTTGCCGATCAGGGAACGCTCTTTCTCGACGAGATCGGAGAAATCAGCCCGGCGACCCAGATCAAGCTCCTGCGCTTCCTGGAAGAGCGCGAGCTGCAGCGGGTGGGCGGGACCAAGAAGATCAACGTGGATGTGCGAATCATTGCCGCGACGAACCGGAACCTGATGAAGCGGGTCGAAGAGGGCCGGTTCCGGGAAGACCTTTACTACCGCCTGAATGTCATCGCCTTCAATATCCCTCCGTTGCGTGAGCGAAGGGAGGACATCCCCCTCCTGACCGACCATTTCCTGGATCTGTACGGCCGTCTGCTGGGAAAAAGCGGCCGCCGGTTCAGCAGAGAGGCGATGGATTCCCTGATCCGCTATCCCTGGCCCGGAAATGTCCGGGAGCTGCGGAACGTGATCGAGCGGGCCGTGCTGTTGAGCGACGACACGGAAATCGGCCTGCAGGATGTTCCCCTGGAGATCTCGGGGAGGCACAACGGCCCGGAAGCGTCAAATGTCAAATATATCGAGGATATGCCCCTGGATCTGCTTATCAAGAACTATACCGAGAGCATTCTGGCCCGTCACAAGAATAACCGGACGAAGGCATCGGACGTCCTGGGCATCACGAGGCAGAGGCTGCGCAGGATTCTCAAGTCTCTGCCGGATTAA
- a CDS encoding SpoIIE family protein phosphatase yields MAGRNGNGPVKYDVPGILSVLLIPGSDKADWEGIGDAVLVDGQRRIVAVADGPARNPEASSAFLKRFRAGMADLMKPGKAWSFLDSGFTDLVSATNLLVRETTYHDGTTFSAVVLGEGNRYAVLHAGDSLIFLLTPSTGEVAQISRTNHCLVGRTASLFQAEEASFREEDLFLIASDGLASLARSSGRTTAAFIGGLMRECGTPVDMMESICESARRIDRGLDDIGVVVVKPERLSGAVREIAAPSFFP; encoded by the coding sequence ATGGCGGGACGCAACGGCAACGGACCGGTGAAATACGACGTGCCCGGCATCCTGTCGGTTCTCCTGATTCCCGGATCGGACAAGGCGGACTGGGAAGGGATCGGAGACGCGGTCCTGGTTGACGGGCAAAGGCGCATCGTGGCCGTTGCCGACGGTCCGGCACGAAACCCGGAGGCGTCTTCCGCGTTCCTGAAGCGGTTCCGGGCGGGGATGGCCGATCTGATGAAACCGGGGAAGGCCTGGTCGTTCCTCGACAGCGGCTTCACGGACCTGGTGTCCGCCACCAACCTCCTGGTTCGCGAGACGACCTACCATGACGGCACGACGTTCTCCGCCGTGGTTCTGGGAGAGGGCAACCGGTATGCCGTCCTGCATGCGGGAGACAGCCTGATCTTTCTGCTCACGCCGTCGACGGGAGAAGTCGCTCAGATCAGCCGGACCAACCACTGCCTGGTCGGCCGGACGGCGAGCCTGTTTCAGGCCGAAGAGGCGTCGTTCCGGGAGGAGGATCTTTTTCTGATCGCTTCCGACGGTCTGGCATCCCTGGCGCGCTCTTCCGGCCGGACGACGGCGGCATTCATCGGCGGCCTGATGAGGGAATGCGGAACACCGGTAGACATGATGGAGAGCATATGCGAGTCTGCCCGCCGGATCGATCGAGGGCTTGACGATATCGGCGTCGTGGTCGTGAAGCCGGAGAGACTGTCCGGTGCCGTCAGGGAGATCGCGGCCCCGTCGTTTTTTCCGTAA
- a CDS encoding FAD-dependent oxidoreductase gives MKHIRLFEPIRINRLAVENRAVMPAMGLHYTDDYTFSDRYSAFYRTRAHGGVGLMIVGPLAVDLYGGAPVMPGLFDDRNMKILSALNAELHRDTKAKIGVQLFHMGRNAPTRLFTGEPPLAPSAVRSRLTGDVPKAMTEEDIDRVQVSFARAAERAVAAGFDFVEIIACTGYLVSQFLSPLTNLRTDGYGGSWENRMRFGLELIRRVRTAVGPDIALGIRVAGNDFMEGSNTNAESALFCAEAEKAGVDAVNVTGGWHETLVPQLTQGVPPGAYAYLARGIREKVSVPVFASNRLGDPDVAERVLRSGAADMICWGRPLIADPDLPRKVREGRFDEIIRCVSCNQGCFDSIFLGRGIFCAVNPTVGHEGEPPAAKSPQRKKVFVAGGGPAGMQFALTASGRGHAVTIFEKEESLGGQIPVAAGPPSKEELLHIRDGMARRLGRTNVEIRFGRSLTAEDVKREQPDVVVVATGAEPIAIRVPGMDKPHVADAWDVLRGDVARIGKRVVVVGGNAVGCETAEWIATDGLPDPETFMFLACHGAETTEKLQSLGVCNGRRITVIDMVDRIGANVGPSTRWVLMQSLKRHGVELRTGTRLVEILDDAVVVETGAGQERIEADTVVMAVGSRSVNGLVEELRPLGVEVIVVGDAKAPRKFSDAIAEGYAEARNL, from the coding sequence ATGAAACACATCCGGCTGTTCGAGCCCATCCGGATCAATCGGCTGGCCGTGGAAAATCGCGCGGTGATGCCTGCCATGGGCCTTCATTACACGGACGATTACACGTTCAGCGACCGGTATTCCGCGTTTTACAGGACCCGGGCCCACGGGGGCGTGGGACTGATGATCGTCGGTCCCCTGGCGGTCGATCTCTATGGCGGGGCTCCGGTCATGCCCGGCCTGTTCGACGACAGGAACATGAAGATCCTCTCGGCGCTCAATGCCGAGCTGCACAGGGATACGAAGGCGAAGATCGGCGTTCAGCTCTTCCACATGGGAAGAAATGCCCCGACCCGGCTCTTTACGGGAGAGCCGCCCCTGGCGCCTTCCGCCGTGCGGAGCCGGCTCACCGGGGACGTTCCCAAGGCCATGACGGAGGAGGACATCGACCGCGTCCAGGTTTCCTTTGCCCGCGCGGCCGAGCGGGCCGTTGCTGCGGGATTTGATTTCGTCGAGATCATCGCCTGCACGGGATACCTGGTCAGCCAGTTCCTGTCCCCGCTGACGAACCTCCGCACCGACGGCTACGGCGGATCCTGGGAGAACCGGATGCGCTTCGGCCTGGAGCTGATCCGCCGGGTGCGGACGGCCGTCGGTCCCGATATCGCCCTGGGCATCCGGGTGGCCGGGAACGACTTCATGGAGGGCAGCAATACGAACGCCGAATCGGCCCTTTTTTGCGCAGAGGCTGAGAAGGCGGGTGTTGACGCGGTCAACGTGACGGGCGGCTGGCATGAGACGCTCGTTCCCCAGCTGACGCAGGGCGTTCCCCCCGGTGCTTACGCTTACCTGGCCCGGGGCATCCGTGAAAAAGTCTCCGTACCCGTGTTCGCCTCCAACCGCCTGGGCGACCCCGATGTTGCGGAGCGGGTCCTCCGGTCGGGGGCGGCCGACATGATCTGCTGGGGGCGGCCGCTGATCGCCGATCCGGATCTGCCCCGCAAGGTCCGGGAGGGCCGGTTCGACGAGATCATCCGCTGCGTCTCCTGCAACCAGGGCTGCTTCGACAGCATCTTCCTCGGCAGGGGGATTTTCTGCGCCGTGAATCCGACCGTCGGGCACGAGGGAGAACCGCCGGCTGCGAAATCCCCGCAACGGAAGAAGGTGTTTGTCGCCGGAGGCGGCCCTGCGGGGATGCAGTTTGCATTGACTGCTTCAGGGCGCGGCCATGCCGTTACGATTTTCGAAAAGGAAGAGAGCCTGGGAGGCCAGATCCCGGTTGCTGCGGGTCCGCCGTCCAAGGAGGAACTTCTCCACATCCGGGACGGCATGGCGAGGCGGCTCGGGCGGACGAACGTGGAAATCCGGTTCGGCCGTTCCCTGACGGCCGAGGACGTGAAGCGGGAACAGCCCGACGTCGTGGTCGTGGCCACCGGGGCGGAGCCGATCGCCATCCGCGTTCCGGGCATGGACAAACCCCACGTCGCGGATGCCTGGGACGTGCTCCGGGGGGATGTTGCCCGCATCGGGAAACGGGTCGTCGTTGTCGGCGGAAACGCGGTCGGTTGCGAGACGGCGGAATGGATCGCCACGGACGGGTTGCCGGACCCGGAGACATTCATGTTTCTTGCCTGCCACGGCGCGGAAACCACGGAGAAGCTGCAATCTCTGGGGGTCTGCAACGGCCGCCGGATCACCGTGATCGACATGGTGGACCGCATCGGGGCCAACGTGGGACCCTCGACCCGCTGGGTGCTCATGCAGAGCCTGAAGCGGCACGGGGTGGAGCTTCGCACCGGGACTAGGCTGGTCGAGATCCTCGATGATGCCGTCGTCGTCGAGACGGGTGCGGGACAGGAGCGCATCGAGGCGGATACGGTCGTGATGGCCGTGGGGTCCAGGTCCGTGAACGGCCTGGTGGAAGAGCTTCGGCCCCTGGGCGTCGAAGTGATCGTGGTCGGTGACGCAAAAGCACCCAGGAAATTCAGCGACGCCATCGCCGAGGGGTATGCAGAGGCTCGGAACCTGTAA
- a CDS encoding DUF4442 domain-containing protein: MIEEKYKNVADFSCNGIEAIKRTGVRVVEMRDRYVKMLMPIQGNVNHVGIMYAGALFGLGEVIGGALFGAAFDYMKYVPIAKEVSIRYRRPALTDVTLVAEISEEDVARIDAELREKDKADIPLDLELKDAQEEVVAIVHGTWQARRIPDGFVIPWAKA; the protein is encoded by the coding sequence ATGATCGAAGAGAAGTACAAAAACGTGGCCGACTTTTCATGCAACGGCATCGAAGCCATCAAGCGGACGGGCGTCCGGGTGGTCGAAATGCGCGACCGATACGTCAAGATGCTGATGCCCATCCAGGGGAACGTGAACCACGTCGGCATCATGTACGCTGGTGCCCTTTTCGGACTGGGAGAGGTGATCGGCGGTGCGCTGTTCGGGGCCGCCTTCGACTACATGAAATATGTTCCCATCGCGAAGGAAGTCTCCATCCGCTATCGCCGCCCCGCCCTGACCGACGTCACCCTGGTCGCCGAGATCTCGGAGGAAGACGTCGCCCGGATCGATGCGGAGCTGAGGGAGAAGGACAAAGCGGACATCCCCCTCGACCTGGAGCTCAAGGATGCGCAGGAGGAAGTGGTTGCCATCGTCCATGGGACCTGGCAGGCGAGAAGGATTCCCGACGGCTTTGTCATCCCGTGGGCAAAGGCGTAG